Proteins encoded together in one Anopheles darlingi chromosome 3, idAnoDarlMG_H_01, whole genome shotgun sequence window:
- the LOC125956088 gene encoding putative polypeptide N-acetylgalactosaminyltransferase 9, with protein MRERSVASCVPSRRHCVLVATVTGTVSLATLFILYSYDVSAKVSLPNRILDSDGEKSQQPGQKFLYAIEANGDKSDEAKGFQFAYTTLGLDPRYPVPPGDMGVAVKVNLSDSAIGTMVDEGMTKQGFNQYSSDLMALRRRLPEIRDPWCRESGRFLATLPPTSIVIVFYNEAWSVVLRTVHSVLDRSPAHLLREIVLVDDCSTLPNLKTQLEEYLRPYAKVRVIRAPQRLGLIRARIFGAKNTTSEVITFLDAHVECTVGWLEALLDVVARNSTTIAIPTIDWIDEKSMALVANKSISYIGAYDWDLNFGWWGRWSIKKKYDNKMVPFDTPAMAGGLFTINRTFFERLGWYDEGFDIYGIENIELSMKSWMCGGKMVTVPCSRVAHIQKVGHPYLRNEKKDVVRANSIRLAEVWMDEYKHVIFDIHGIPHYLEEEFGSVENRKAIRERAGCRGFRYYIENAFPEMHSPDVAGAFRGEVHSVVLGVTMCLDYRHTDSFLGMAPCDGKQRGQFWTHNYYEELNSYRYCIDFTGSNLGVFGCHRSRGNQAWRVLVHTGQIQSVKHQQCLALNLLTNVTLTMETCDEKRASQRWSLAYVHYDVTPFKGKS; from the exons ATGCGCGAGCGTTCGGTCGCTAGCTGCGTACCATCGAGGCGCCATTGCGTCCTGGTCGCCACAGTAACGGGGACCGTCTCACTGGCTACTCTGTTTATCCTGTACTCGTACGATGTCAGTGCCAAGGTGTCACTTCCTAACAGGATACTCGATAGTGATGGTGAGAAATCGCAGCAACCCGGACAGAAGTTTCTCTACGCCATCGAAGCGAACGGTGATAAAAGTGATGAGGCGAAGGGATTTCAGTTCGCGTACACAACGCTCGGATTGGATCCCCGTTATCCCGTGCCACCGGGTGATATGGGCGTAGCAGTCAAAGTGAATCTCTCCGATAGTGCCATCGGTACGATGGTGGACGAAGGTATGACGAAACAGGGCTTCAATCAGTACTCCTCCGACCTGATGGCTCTCCGACGCCGCTTGCCCGAGATTCGGGATCCATGGTGCCGGGAGTCCGGTCGATTTCTGGCCACCCTTCCACCAacctcgatcgtgatcgtgttctACAACGAAGCGTGGTCGGTGGTGCTACGGACGGTCCATTCCGTGCTCGATCGCTCACCGGCTCATCTGCTGCGTGAGATCGTGCTCGTCGATGACTGTTCTACGTTGC CAAACCTAAAAACTCAATTAGAGGAGTATCTGCGACCGTACGCAAAAGTGCGCGTCATCCGGGCACCGCAGCGGTTGGGGTTGATAAGGGCAAGGATATTTGGGGCGAAAAATACGACTTCCGAGGTGATTACGTTCCTTGATGCACACGTTGAGTGTACGGTAG GTTGGTTGGAGGCGCTGCTCGATGTGGTGGCTCGCAATTCTACCACAATCGCCATTCCGacgatcgattggatcgatgAGAAGAGTATGGCGCTGGTGGCGAACAAATCAATCTCATACATCGGTGCATACGATTGGGATCTCAACTTTGGGTGGTGGGGAAGGTGGTCGATAAAGAAAAAGTACGACAACAAGATGGTTCCCTTCGATACCCCCGCGATGGCCGGTGGTCTGTTCACGATCAATCGGACGTTCTTCGAGCGGCTCGGTTGGTACGACGAGGGTTTCGACATTTACGGTATCGAGAACATTGAGCTGTCGATGAAGAGCTGGATGTGCGGCGGCAAGATGGTGACGGTACCGTGTTCCCGTGTAGCTCACATCCAAAAGGTTGGCCATCCCTATCTGCGGAACGAGAAAAAGGATGTGGTGCGTGCGAACTCGATCCGGTTGGCGGAAGTGTGGATGGATGAGTACAAGCACGTGATCTTCGACATCCACGGTATACCGCATTATCTGGAAGAGGAGTTCGGTTCCGTTGAAAACCGAAAGGCGATACGAGAACGTGCCGGTTGTCGCGGTTTTCGCTACTACATCGAGAATGCGTTCCCGGAGATGCATAGCCCCGATGTTGCCGGCGCGTTCCGTGGTGAGGTGCATAGTGTCGTTCTAGGAGTGACCATGTGTCTGGACTATAGGCATACCGACAGCTTTCTTGGAATGGCGCCGTGTGATGGGAAGCAACGAGGCCAATTCTGGACGCACAATTACTACGAGGAGCTGAACAGCTATCGGTATTGTATCGATTTTACCGGCAGCAACCTTGGAGTGTTCGGATGCCATCGTTCGCGGGGTAACCAGGCCTGGCGTGTACTGGTGCACACGGGACAGATCCAGAGCGTTAAGCATCAGCAGTGTCTCGCGCTTAATCTCCTCACGAACGTTACACTCACGATGGAAACGTGTGATGAAAAGCGTGCTTCACAGCGTTGGTCCCTCGCTTATGTCCACTATGACGTGACACCGTTCAAGGGGAAAAGTTGA
- the LOC125956090 gene encoding putative polypeptide N-acetylgalactosaminyltransferase 9 — translation MRSGFRNGLVIVVCLFMLLVYLFINELFNGGRGRVVLLRPAPILDVTSAVPTDEDKPITTTPDGTTLFKFVYTTKGLDARYPIPPGDMGAPVENDLNDTEVDTLMQDGIVKQGFNEYFSNLMSVHRRLPEVRDPWCREPGRYPANLPPTSIVIVFYNEAWSVLVRTVHSILDRSPANLIHEIVLVDDYSYLPHLKTQLQEYFARYEKVRILRAPKRLGLIRARMFGAQNTTTDLITFLDAHVEVTVGWLEALLDVVAHNWTTIAIPTIDWVDEYNMKYKDDKAPIFIGAYDWDLNFGWWGRWSMKKKYDNKMVPFDTPAMAGGLFTINRTFFERLGWYDEGFDIYGIENIELSMKSWMCGGKMVTVPCSRVGHIQKAGHPYLTRETKDVVRANSIRLAEVWMDEYKGIIYDIYGIPHYSEEEFGSVEHRKAIRQKAGCQPFRYYLENAFPEMHNPMVPGAFRGEVHNGALGNGTCLTYRGTDNFLGMAPCDHLEKSQFWTHNYYQELNSYQNCIDGPNLAVYRCHKSRGNQAWKYMVDSKQIQLAAKADKCLSLNTATNVTLLMEQCDVTKAQQKWIVSFVQLDVSMLLESQTKA, via the exons ATGCGTTCCGGATTCAGAAACGGATTAGTAATAGTTGTGTGCCTGTTTATGCTGTTAGTTTATCTATTCATCAACGAGCTCTTTAACGGCGGCCGAGGACGTGTCGTACTATTGAGACCGGCACCAATACTTGACGTTACATCGGCTGTACCAACCGATGAGGATAAGCCTATCACCACAACCCCGGACGGGACAACGTTATTCAAATTCGTCTACACCACGAAAGGGCTCGATGCGCGTTATCCGATTCCTCCGGGTGATATGGGTGCTCCGGTGGAGAACGATCTAAATGATACCGAGGTTGACACACTGATGCAAGACGGGATAGTTAAGCAGGGTTTCAATGAGTATTTCTCGAACTTAATGTCAGTCCACCGAAGACTGCCGGAGGTTCGTGATCCTTGGTGTCGGGAACCGGGACGGTATCCCGCGAACCTACCGCCGacctcgatcgtgatcgtgttctACAACGAGGCATGGTCGGTGCTGGTACGTACCGTGCACTCCATACTGGATCGATCACCAGCCAATCTCATTCACGAAATTGTACTTGTGGATGACTATAGCTATCTAC CTCATCTTAAGACGCAACTGCAGGAATACTTTGCCCGCTACGAGAAGGTTCGCATTCTGCGTGCTCCGAAACGATTAGGATTGATACGGGCACGGATGTTTGGGgcacaaaacacaaccacCGATCTTATCACCTTCCTCGACGCGCATGTAGAAGTCACAGTAG GCTGGCTGGAGGCGCTGCTCGATGTGGTAGCACACAATTGGACCACTATTGCGATACCAACAATCGATTGGGTCGACGAGTATAATATGAAGTACAAGGATGATAAGGCGCCGATCTTTATCGGAGCATACGATTGGGATCTCAACTTCGGTTGGTGGGGTCGTTGGTCGATGAAGAAAAAGTACGACAACAAGATGGTTCCCTTCGATACCCCCGCGATGGCCGGTGGTCTGTTCACGATCAATCGGACGTTCTTCGAGCGGCTCGGTTGGTACGACGAGGGTTTCGACATTTACGGTATCGAGAACATTGAGCTGTCGATGAAGAGCTGGATGTGCGGAGGCAAGATGGTGACGGTACCGTGTTCCCGTGTAGGGCACATTCAAAAGGCTGGCCATCCTTATCTGACGCGTGAAACCAAGGACGTGGTGCGTGCGAACTCGATCCGACTGGCGGAAGTGTGGATGGATGAGTACAAGGGTATCATCTACGATATCTACGGCATACCGCACTACTCGGAGGAAGAGTTCGGTTCCGTCGAACATCGCAAAGCCATACGTCAGAAGGCCGGTTGTCAACCGTTTCGGTATTACCTTGAGAACGCGTTCCCGGAGATGCATAATCCGATGGTACCGGGTGCGTTCCGTGGCGAGGTTCATAATGGTGCGCTGGGTAACGGGACCTGCTTAACGTATCGAGGCACGGACAACTTCTTAGGTATGGCACCGTGCGATCATCTCGAGAAGAGTCAATTCTGGACGCACAACTACTACCAGGAGCTGAACAGCTATCAAAATTGTATCGATGGGCCCAACTTGGCCGTCTACCGGTGTCACAAAAGCCGTGGCAATCAGGCCTGGAAGTACATGGTAGATAGCAAGCAAATACAGTTGGCTGCAAAGGCAGATAAGTGTCTTTCGCTGAATACAGCGACAAACGTcacgctgctgatggagcAGTGCGATGTGACCAAAGCGCAGCAAAAGTGGATAGTTTCCTTCGTACAGCTGGATGTGTCTATGCTGCTGGAGAGCCAGACAAAGGCTTAG
- the LOC125956096 gene encoding putative polypeptide N-acetylgalactosaminyltransferase 9 has protein sequence MFFIIRSLLTRPYLFIVLCIAFVFLNIIIYLSKESVHPQTASNDVYPLLGSTKALYPPGDMGGAVILNKSNPSIAKAIRASMKRYGLNEYASDLVSMHRRLPIVPDPWCQRAAAHFLPNLPPTSIVVVFYNEAWSVLVRTVHSILDHSPPHLLQEIILVDDYSSLPHLKTQLKDYFEAYPKVRIIRAAMRMGLIKARVLGAKMATSEVLTFLDAHVECAEGWLEPLLDQVARNETTVALPTIDKIDPLDLGVSTNISLLLAGAFEWDLNFGWCERKQLHKRYAHPLEPFDTPAMAGGLFTIRRSFFERLGWYDEGFDIYGMENIELSLKTWMCGGQLLTVPCSRVGHIQKEGHPYIQNIKRDVQLYNSIRLAEVWMDEYKRIVFDVNGVPYFSEELFGSVETRQRFRQQAGCKPFRYYLETVFPELTIPNVFGQFRGKVKNVALGHDHCLTVVDTAKDSPHMAPCKEADSDQFWTHSYYSDINSYKMCLDFTGTRLRSIVCHRRRGNQGWMYVVETKQIWNMGHGSCLAVSTHANGSSLVMQKCNENSKQQQWLVTFIDYSDLY, from the exons ATGTTTTTCATAATTCGATCCCTTCTCACGAGACCTTATCTCTTCATAGTGCTGTGTATTGCGTTTGTATTTCTAAACATAATCATTTATCTTAGTAAAGAGTCGGTTCATCCGCAAACTGCAAGCAATGATGTGTATCCATTGCTGGGCTCGACAAAGGCACTGTATCCTCCCGGGGATATGGGAGGTGCTGTGATTCtcaacaaatcaaatccatcCATAGCAAAAGCGATTCGCGCATCTATGAAGCGCTATGGACTCAACGAATATGCGTCCGATCTGGTATCGATGCATCGACGTCTACCTATTGTCCCCGATCCTTGGTGTCAACGAGCCGCGGCACATTTTCTTCCTAATCTTCCACCGacatccatcgtcgtcgtgttctaCAACGAGGCATGGTCGGTTCTGGTACGAACCGTACATTCGATACTGGACCATTCACCACCTCACCTGCTGCAGGAGATCATTCTCGTCGATGATTACTCCAGTTTGC CGCACCTGAAGACACAACTGAAGGACTATTTCGAGGCATACCCGAAGGTGAGAATCATTCGGGCCGCCATGCGAATGGGATTGATCAAGGCACGCGTACTGGGAGCCAAAATGGCAACTTCGGAAGTACTCACCTTTCTCGATGCTCACGTCGAATGTGCCGAAG GTTGGCTCGAGCCATTGCTCGATCAAGTCGCACGAAATGAGACGACTGTCGCCCTTCCTACGATTGATAAGATAGATCCGCTGGATCTAGGCGTAAGCACCAACATTTCGCTACTGCTTGCTGGTGCCTTCGAGTGGGATCTTAACTTTGGCTGGTGTGAACGAAAGCAACTACATAAGCGGTACGCACATCCGCTCGAACCCTTCGACACACCGGCGATGGCTGGAGGATTGTTCACCATCCGGCGATCCTTCTTCGAGCGGCTCGGTTGGTACGACGAGGGATTCGATATCTATGGCATGGAAAATATTGAACTATCGCTTAAAACTTGGATGTGCGGAGGACAACTACTCACCGTGCCTTGCTCTCGTGTCGGTCACATTCAGAAGGAGGGTCACCCCTACATACAGAACATTAAGCGAGATGTCCAACTATACAACTCGATCCGGTTAGCCGAGGTGTGGATGGATGAGTACAAACGAATCGTGTTCGACGTCAACGGTGTCCCATACTTCAGCGAGGAGCTATTTGGATCGGTTGAGACCCGGCAACGATTTCGTCAGCAAGCTGGCTGTAAACCATTCCGCTACTACCTAGAAACCGTTTTTCCCGAGCTCACGATACCGAATGTTTTTGGGCAGTTTCGTGGCAAGGTAAAAAACGTTGCCCTAGGACACGATCACTGTCTAACAGTGGTGGACACTGCGAAAGACAGCCCACATATGGCACCCTGTAAAGAGGCCGATAGCGATCAGTTCTGGACGCATAGCTACTACAGTGATATCAATTCGTACAAAATGTGTCTCGATTTCACGGGCACTcggttgcgatcgatcgtttgtcaTCGGCGCCGCGGTAACCAGGGTTGGATGTATGTGGTTGAGACGAAGCAAATCTGGAATATGGGCCACGGAAGCTGTCTGGCGGTGAGTACGCATGCCAACGGGTCATCGCTGGTGATGCAAAAGTGCAACGAAAACagtaaacagcagcagtggctggTGACGTTTATCGATTATAGTGATTTGTATTAA
- the LOC125956085 gene encoding putative polypeptide N-acetylgalactosaminyltransferase 9: MVPLVDTDNKNAIDKRTHTHTGTASVTQALPYVALHRNAKHQVDCQYRNSSRTSTMYGLKLLSARRDLCWAVIVFCCLFALYLYHAQLSDRLATLEEFQSIREREERLQQQQQQHYRQELVIPAFQVFPYDTHYTPAPNDEWNAKLPGDMGVPVTLPDNVTDEISELVAAGYAHQGLNQYISDLIPVHRRLPDLRDPWCTKEGRLQATLPKASIVIVFYNEAWSVLVRTVHSILDRTPSALIEEIILVDDYSNLAHLRTQLEEYFASYPLVRILRAPERLGLIRARLLGARNATSEFLTFLDAHCECTVGWLEGQLDVVARDPRHTIALPTIDWIDEKNLGLVSNKAPVYYGAMGWGLDFQWRGRWDRVNKPENKLEPFSTPVMAGGLFTIHRKLFEWLGWYDQQLDVYGGENIELSLKAWMCGGQLLTVPCSRVAHIQKTGHPYLLGLAKDVARTNSVRVAEVWLDQYAAVLYDLFGGPQYRGDFGDVTERKQLRRALHCKSFRWYLETVFPELAPALDKRPGHGRFENEALSMEGQPKHCLTAQSSAGLPTMEPCQTDSDARQHWLHNLFGELSNENRCLDYDGSALRVFACHKARGNQEWRYNGTTYQFEHCKHSAKCLAVEPTTKQLRIDGCNAAQESQRWHYPALDFSSSSDSSN, from the exons ATGGTCCCACTCGTCGATACAGATAACAAAAATGCTATTGAtaagagaacacacacacacacaggcaccgCTAGCGTTACGCAAGCACTACCATATGTTGCGCTTCATCGCAACGCGAAGCATCAGGTCGATTGTCAGTATCGGAATAGTAGCCGTACGAGCACCATGTACGGG ctCAAACTGCTCTCAGCCAGACGGGACCTGTGCTGGGCCGTGATTGTGTTCTGCTGTCTGTTTGCGCTCTACCTCTACCACGCTCAGCTGTCGGACCGTCTGGCCACACTCGAAGAGTTCCAGAGTATCCGTGAGCGTGAGGagcgtttgcagcagcagcagcaacagcattacaGGCAGGAACTAGTGATACCCGCGTTTCAAGTGTTCCCCTACGATACCCACTACACACCGGCCCCGAATGATGAGTGGAATGCGAAGCTGCCGGGTGATATGGGCGTCCCGGTGACACTGCCCGATAACGTAACGGACGAGATTTCGGAGCTGGTTGCGGCAGGTTACGCGCATCAAGGGTTAAACCAGTACATCAGTGATCTGATACCGGTGCACCGTCGTCTGCCGGATCTGCGTGATCCGTGGTGTACGAAGGAGGGCCGGTTACAGGCCACCCTACCGAAggcatcgatcgtgatcgtgttctACAACGAGGCCTGGTCGGTGCTGGTACGTACCGTGCACTCCATTCTCGATCGCACACCGAGCGCACTGATCGAGGAGATCATTCTGGTGGATGATTACTCCAATTTGG CACATCTACGTACCCAGCTGGAGGAATACTTTGCCAGCTATCCGCTGGTTCGAATATTGCGAGCACCGGAGCGACTTGGTTTGATCCGTGCCCGTCTGCTCGGCGCTAGGAATGCGACCTCCGAGTTTCTGACCTTTCTCGATGCACACTGTGAGTGTACGGTCGGGTGGCTGGAGGGACAGCTTGATGTGGTAGCTCGGGATCCCCGGCATACGATCGCATTGCCCAcgatcgattggattgatgaGAAGAACCTCGGGTTGGTCAGCAACAAGGCACCGGTGTATTATGGGGCGATGGGCTGGGGATTGGATTTTCAGTGGCGTGGCCGGTGGGACCGCGTGAACAAACCGGAGAACAAGCTCGAACCGTTCAGCACACCGGTCATGGCCGGTGGTCTGTTTACGATCCATCGGAAGCTGTTCGAGTGGCTCGGTTGGTACGATCAGCAGCTCGATGTTTATGGTGGTGAGAATATTGAGCTGTCGCTGAAAGCGTGGATGTGTGGCGGTCAGCTATTGACGGTGCCCTGTTCCCGGGTTGCTCACATCCAGAAAACCGGCCATCCGTATCTCCTT GGACTGGCGAAGGACGTCGCTCGCACGAACTCGGTGCGTGTGGCCGAGGTATGGCTCGACCAGTACGCCGCCGTACTGTACGATCTGTTCGGTGGCCCCCAGTATCGCGGTGACTTTGGGGACGTGACCGAGCGTAAGCAACTGCGGCGGGCGCTTCACTGTAAAAGTTTCCGCTGGTATCTGGAGACCGTATTTCCCGAGCTAGCACCAGCGCTCGACAAACGGCCCGGTCATGGCCGGTTCGAGAATGAGGCACTTTCGATGGAGGGCCAACCGAAACATTGTCTCACCGCACAGTCGTCTGCCGGTCTGCCGACCATGGAACCCTGCCAGACCGATTCCGATGCGCGGCAACACTGGCTGCATAATTTGTTCGGTGAGCTGAGCAACGAGAACCGCTGTCTGGATTACGATGGCAGTGCGTTGCGGGTGTTTGCGTGCCATAAAGCGCGAGGGAACCAGGAATGGCGTTACAATGGTACCACGTATCAGTTCGAACACTGCAAGCATAGCGCCAAGTGTCTAGCGGTCGAACCGACCACGAAGCAGCTACGTATCGATGGTTGCAACGCGGCACAGGAATCTCAAAGATGGCACTATCCAGCGTTAGACtttagcagtagcagcgataGCAGTAACTAG
- the LOC125956093 gene encoding putative polypeptide N-acetylgalactosaminyltransferase 9: MFSRSSNLVCWALMIGVLVTLFVVDLFLYRNSVGVMYRIRDWNKIPLTSTGHKLDYSLLPGHMGTGVQLDPSSQVFVQESVKRYGFNEYASSLVPVRRRLPDMRANLSCNHMPRETLPQTSIIIVFHNEPWSALLRTVHSVLDHSPPELVDEVLLVDDCSYLPHLKAQLEEYLRPYPKVRILRATTRLGLIQARIHGAKNTSAPLLTFLDAHVECTIGWLEPLLEQVARNDTTIAVPLIDRIDDHDLHVIMNVSSHIFGGFEWDLNFGWWYRGMFPRREAIHKLPSVPFESPVMAGGLFTISRSFFARLGWYDEQFRVYGMENSELSIKSWMCGGRILAVPCSHVAHIRKSSHPYIGQKYVNVTLVNSVRVAEVWMDEYKRIIFDVNGVPGYSEQLFGSVRDQKAIRENAGCKSFQYYLQRAYPEMPSPIVPGQFRGEIHNAALGNGTCLTVSKWSKGPTMEPCLSQDSQAQFWTHNFYKELNSYKRCIHAVSSEHLLIVMCHRMRGAQAWSYNVRSLQLKSVAHQTCLSIGAPLPNITRTVILEPCQERKLAQQWYAPLFQYDFWKQP; encoded by the exons AtgttctctcgttcttctaaCCTTGTGTGTTGGGCATTGATGATTGGCGTGTTGGTCACACTCTTCGTGGTGGATCTTTTCCTCTATCGAAATAGTGTAGGAGTGATGTACCGAATCCGGGATTGGAATAAAATTCCCCTGACTAGCACAGGGCACAAACTAGACTATTCCTTGCTACCCGGACATATGGGTACTGGCGTTCAGTTGGATCCCTCTTCCCAAGTGTTTGTCCAGGAAAGCGTCAAGCGATATGGTTTCAATGAATACGCTTCATCTCTGGTTCCAGTAAGGCGCCGTTTACCGGATATGCGAGCTAATTTAAGTTGCAATCACATGCCGCGTGAAACGCTGCCACAAACATCCATCATAATCGTGTTCCATAATGAACCATGGTCTGCTCTCCTCCGTACCGTTCACTCGGTGCTGGACCATTCGCCACCGGAGCTCGTCGATGAAGTGTTGCTTGTAGACGACTGTTCTTACCTAC CGCACCTCAAGGCACAGCTCGAGGAGTATTTACGTCCTTACCCGAAGGTTCGCATTTTACGAGCTACCACGCGACTGGGACTGATTCAGGCACGGATACATGGAGCCAAAAACACGTCTGCACCTTTACTCACATTTCTCGATGCGCATGTCGAGTGCACCATTG GATGGCTGGAACCATTGCTGGAGCAAGTGGCCCGGAACGATACCACCATCGCTGTGCCACTGATTGATCGTATTGATGATCACGATCTCCATGTGATAATGAACGTGTCGTCACATATTTTCGGCGGGTTCGAATGGGATCTTAACTTCGGCTGGTGGTACCGTGGGATGTTTCCAAGGCGTGAAGCGATACACAAGCTTCCCAGTGTTCCCTTCGAGTCACCCGTGATGGCCGGTGGACTGTTCACGATCTCGCGTTCCTTCTTCGCTCGGCTTGGTTGGTACGATGAGCAGTTTCGGGTGTACGGTATGGAGAACAGCGAGCTTTCGATTAAGAGTTGGATGTGCGGTGGTCGTATCTTGGCCGTACCGTGCTCGCATGTGGCACACATCCGCAAAAGCTCTCATCCGTACATTGGCCAAAAGTATGTGAATGTAACGCTTGTAAACTCTGTCCGGGTGGCCGAAGTGTGGATGGATGAATATAAGCGGATCATCTTCGATGTCAATGGCGTACCGGGGTACAGTGAGCAACTGTTTGGAAGCGTGCGTGACCAAAAGGCCATTCGGGAAAATGCTGGATGTAAGTCTTTCCAGTACTACCTTCAGCGTGCCTATCCGGAAATGCCGTCACCGATTGTACCCGGCCAGTTCCGGGGTGAAATCCATAATGCTGCCCTAGGGAATGGGACTTGTTTGACGGTTTCGAAGTGGTCCAAGGGTCCTACCATGGAACCATGCCTGTCGCAGGATTCCCAGGCTCAATTTTGGACACACAATTTTTATAAGGAACTGAACAGCTATAAACGGTGCATCCATGCAGTTTCATCTGAGCATCTTCTGATCGTAATGTGCCATCGGATGCGAGGAGCACAAGCCTGGAGTTACAATGTTCGCAGTTTACAACTGAAAAGTGTGGCTCATCAAACGTGTCTCTCAATTGGAGCACCCTTGCCGAACATTACGCGCACAGTGATATTGGAACCGTGCCAAGAACGCAAACTTGCGCAGCAATGGTACGCACCGTTGTTTCAGTATGATTTCTGGAAGCAGCCGTAA
- the LOC125956094 gene encoding putative polypeptide N-acetylgalactosaminyltransferase 9: MALLTAKHLFFLFIVSLLGVAFWISLLERNSRDDAALGGWLRIPPWSNTTADPDGTPGDMGLPVVLPDNLSPAVLALVQRGWKEQGLNQYVSDMIPLHRRLPDVRDPWCRTEEQERRNRNIGPGSLPPSSIVIVFYNEAWSVLLRTVHSVLDRTPSALIEEILLVDDSSTMKHLHQQLEHYITALPKVRLVRAPKRVGLIRARLLGAKAARSGIITFLDAHCEVIEGWLEALVAHVAQRETMIAIPAIDWIHEDTLALNAQNSVRYYGSFDWGLNFQWRVRADRLVQPSVALNPAAPYDTPTMAGGLFTIHRSFFERLGWYDEGMQIYGGENMELSFKAWMCGGSMQIVGCSRVAHIQKRGHPYLRQLSDGFALVRRNSIRVAEVWLDEYADYFYETFGGRARRGSFGNLTERHELRQRLACKPFRWYLETVFPEQFDPSKAVARGEIRFADDAKATPLCLDWPSLLSLVACHGYGGHQLWYLTAKGEVTREDHCLDYDGELLSVVRCHGLGGNQRWVWLPDTGQLKKLTYDRCLQWSGTELLLEACDSTVPGQRWLFQNYQPNNL; encoded by the exons ATGGCTCTGCTGACGGCTaagcatttgtttttcctgttcATCGTTTCGCTGCTTGGTGTTGCGTTTTGGATCTCGCTCCTGGAAAGAAACTCCCGTGACGACGCAGCGTTGGGTGGATGGCTGAGGATACCACCGTGGAGCAACACGACTGCCGATCCCGATGGAACACCGGGCGATATGGGACTTCCGGTGGTCCTGCCGGACAACCTTTCGCCCGCCGTACTGGCGCTGGTACAGCGTGGTTGGAAGGAGCAAGGTTTAAACCAGTACGTTTCGGATATGATACCACTGCACCGGCGGCTCCCGGACGTGCGTGATCCCTGGTGCAGGACGGAGGAGCAGGaacgacgaaaccgaaacattgGCCCGGGTTCGCTGCCACCgtcatcgatcgtgatcgtgttctACAATGAAGCTTGGTCTGTGCTGTTGCGGACCGTGCACTCCGTGCTCGATCGTACACCGAGTGCGCTGATCGAGGAGATACTGCTCGTCGATGATAGCTCAACGATGAAGCatctgcaccagcagctcgaacACTACATAACCGCCCTGCCAAAGGTTCGTCTGGTACGTGCACCGAAGCGTGTTGGTTTGATTCGTGCGCGCCTGCTCGGTGCAAAGGCGGCCCGATCCGGCATCATCACCTTTCTCGATGCTCACTGTGAAGTGATCGAAG GCTGGTTAGAGGCGCTGGTTGCACACGTGGCACAGCGCGAAACGATGATCGCCATTCCGGCCATCGATTGGATCCACGAGGATACGCTAGCGCTGAACGCCCAGAACTCCGTCCGCTATTACGGTTCCTTCGATTGGGGCTTGAACTTTCAGTGGCGCGTCCGGGCGGATCGACTCGTGCAGCCATCGGTGGCGCTCAATCCAGCGGCCCCTTACGACACACCAACGATGGCCGGTGGCCTGTTTACCATCCATCGGTCCTTCTTCGAGCGGCTCGGTTGGTACGACGAGGGAATGCAGATCTATGGCGGTGAAAACATGGAGCTTTCCTTCAAGGCGTGGATGTGCGGTGGTAGCATGCAGATCGTCGGCTGCTCTCGCGTGGCACACATCCAGAAGCGTGGCCATCCGTACCTACGCCAACTGTCCGACGGGTTCGCCCTCGTGCGGCGCAACTCGATCCGGGTGGCCGAGGTGTGGCTGGATGAGTATGCGGACTACTTCTACGAAACGTTCGGTGGCCGAGCGAGGCGGGGTTCGTTTGGGAATTTAACGGAACGGCACGAACTGCGCCAACGGCTCGCCTGTAAACCGTTCCGTTGGTACCTGGAGACCGTTTTTCCGGAGCAGTTCGATCCGAGTAAGGCGGTTGCACGGGGAGAAATCCGCTTCGCCGATGATGCTAAGGCCACTCCACTGTGTCTCGATTGGCCCAGTCTGCTGAGTTTGGTCGCTTGCCATGGTTACGGTGGCCATCAGCTCTGGTACCTGACGGCGAAGGGTGAGGTGACACGCGAGGATCACTGTCTGGATTACGATGGCGAGCTGCTGAGTGTGGTGCGTTGTCATGGTTTGGGTGGTAATCAGCGTTGGGTCTGGCTGCCGGATACCGGCCAGCTTAAAAAGCTCACGTACGATCGGTGTCTACAGTGGAGTGGTACCGAGCTGTTGCTCGAAGCCTGTGATTCGACCGTTCCTGGTCAGCGTTGGCTCTTTCAAAACTATCAACCCAACAATCTGTGA